In the Clostridium gelidum genome, CAATTCTTAGTGCTTCTTTTACTGCTTCAATAAGCTCAGTTCCATTTTCAGCCCTATAAGTTCCAAATCCAATCCAAGGCATTTTTACTCCATTGTTTAAAATCATGTGACTTTTAATATCTTTCATTCTAATTATCCTTCCATATATCTATTAAATAAAAAATAGTTAAGATTTGAGAATTCAACCTCCTTATATTATAATAGATACAAAGCCATTTTTCCTTTTCACATAATACTATTTAACAGTATATATATTTTAAATAGAACAAATAGAAAGGTAATTTATATCATATGAAAATGGATAATACAGATATTAAAATTCTAATGGAACTTCAATCAGACAGTCGTTTATCTATTAGAGAATTATCTAAAAGAGTAAACCTCTCTCCCCCATCAGTTACAGAAAGAATAAGAAAATTTGAAGATAATGGAGTAATCGAAGGCTACACTATAAAGATAAATGAAGCGGCTTTAGGTTTTGCCATACAATGCATGATTCAAATTGATATTAAAAATAGTAAATTTGAAAAATTCAAGGAATTTATTTATAATCATCCTCGTGTAATTTTCTGCTATAGAATAGCAGGTCATTCTTGTATATTAGTAAAATTATGTGTTAAATCCATCTCTGAAATTGAAACGTTTGTTGATTCTATTTCATCATTAGATTCTACAACTTCTACTCATATTATATTTTCAGAGATTCCTATAAACAAAAGTGTAGGGAAGTTTTTTTCAGATTTTTAAATTTATATATAATTACACTTACAATACTTTTTAATATATCAAATTAGCATAATCCTTTTATGCATCAATTAAAAATTAAGATTAAATTCGCTGGTCTTGATATAGAAGTTAAAAGCAAATAAAAAAGTGCTCATCCCGCAAAAATTAGCACCTTTTCTTAATTAATCTTATTAAATTCATCCAATAGCCTTAAAACAAAATAAGCACTTTGTAAAAGTGACTAGCACAAAATATAAGATTTTGGCTATCTACCTTTGTTCTAAGGATTGCTTAGTGTTGACGCGCTAAGCTTTTCTTATTTATCTTATATCAATTCTTCACGAAAGATAAACCTCTATTTTTTTATTATATATGTTGCAATAAAGTTTTCACATATCTCTTAATCCGCATTTTACAAGCAAATTCTAAAATCATTATTGAAACTTATATATTAAAGAATTTTCATTTCATTAGGTTTAAATTGATATTTTCCGTTAAAGTAAATTGTATATGGCAATAGGTATTAACTCAGCTTCATCCTGTTCCTTGCAAAGAAATCTCTGAAAAGAAATATGGTTATACAACAGAGCTAATTCTAAAAAATACAGAAAAATCCCTATATCAATTGAGTTATAAAATGGTACTTTGTCTTTAGGCATAATAGATTTAACATTTGTTGTCCTATATATTTTTAATTTATTCTTTTTACAAACAACTCTCCATGACTGTGTATTGCATGCACTTGGCGCATATTTTACAACTTCAGCTATTGTTTCTAATCCTGAGACACCATTCCAGATCTCCTGCGTTTCTTTTCTCTTGCATTTTGTATAATCTCTTCTAAACTCGCTAGGCTGCCCTTTACCCAAAGCCATCATAATTACAAATTTCAAGTTTTCATATTCTAACTCTTGTGTTTTACCCATTCCGTACCAGCATACTCCAATATCTTTATTCGCTAAATATAAATCCAATTGTTCAAACATATATCCAATATTTAATAAAAATTTCTCTTTTTCTTCACTGTAAATAAGTAGACAATACTCCCCTCGTTTACAGGTAGTTTCTTCTCTTCGTACAATACGGTATTTAACGTCTATATTGTCCACAAGTGATATTAACTCTTTAACTTTTTCATCAATATCACGTAATTCATCATTAGAGAGCTTAAGGGTATCGTTAAATTTTCTGAATGATTTTCTTTTAAAAATCATTTTATAGTATTCTTTATCTATCACTATTGATTATTCTCCTATTTTTTAGTACCCCGATGTCTGAAATAATCATACAATGCTTTAAAATGAAAAACAATCTACTTTTTTAAATTATTATTGAAGGTTCAATTTTTTAATTGCCCACTCCGCCATTTCTCGTACCTTTGAATTACTATCGTTACATGAATACATTATATGTTCTCTATATTGCTCCTTATAGTTATTTACCATTACATTAATAGCATTAACTTTCCATTTCCAAACACTTGATTTATCTATATACCAAAACTTAGGCTGCATCACTTCTTCTAAAAAGGAATAATCCATTTTTAGAATTTTTTCTAAGGATATATGCTCACTTAATTCTTGCAAATTAGGGAACTCTTCTATTTCCTCCCAACGGTTTTTATTCATAGGGCAAACATCTTGACAGACGTCACATCCATAAACCCAATTTCCTATTTGTTCTCTGTATTTTTCGTTAATCATATCTCTTCCCATAAATGTAGTTACACAAGATACACATGCTATAGGATTCATAGTATATGGTTCTGATAAAGAAGCTGAAGGGCAAGCTTTTATGCATAATCCACAATTTTCAGGACAAGCTTTTATTTTAGGTACCTCTATAGACTCAAGTTCTTTATCAATAAGCCATGATTCTAAATGTACCCATGAGCCATTTTCAGTATAAAAGAAATTATTCTTTCGAATCACTCCAAGTCCAGCTTTCATAGCTGCAAATCGTACTGGTGCAAGACTAAACCCCCTCTCATTTTCTGCTCTAATCCCCAATCCTTGCATATATTTCTCTAATTTCAAACTATCTTGCAATTCTTTAGAATTCTCATCTTTTCTTACGTCAACTAAATAACTTTTCCCAATCATACCATTCAAATGTTCTGGAATATGATATTTCCCATATCTTCTTACGCATATGACAATTGATTTTGCCCAAGGATAAGTATCTTGCAAATGTGTAAAACGATACATACTTTGATAAAAACCTTTGGCTTCTGGAATTCGATCAATTCTTTCATTGAGTTTTTCCTCATATCCATCAAGCTGAGAGATCTTAATAATTCCACACTTTTCATAACCCATTTCCAGCGCTACACTTTTTATTTGCTCTGCTAATAAAGCCATTTTTCCACCCATCTTTCTAAATTGATGATTATAATTATTCTCTTTCAACTATTAAGGCAGTCCCTTGACCTCCACCAATGCACAACGTCGCAAGTCCTTTCTTCGCATCCCTTTTTTCCATAGCATGTAGCAACGTTACCAAAATACGTGCACCAGATGCACCTATAGGATGTCCAAGTGCTATAGCGCCACCATTAACATTAACTTTACTCATATCTAAATTTAAATCTTTAGTTATTGCTATACTTTGAGATGCATATGCTTCATTTGCTTCGATTAAGTCTAAATCTTCTGCTTTTAAATTGATTTTATCTAAAGCCGCTTTTGTTGCATAAAATGCACCATATCCCATTATCGCTGGGTCTAATCCAGCTGATCCATAAGAAGTAATTTTAGCAAGTGGTTTTATTCCTAAAGCTTTAGCTTTATCTGCACTCATTATTACTAAAGCTGCTGCTCCATCGTTTAGTCCAGATGCATTTCCCGCTGTCACTGTACCATTTTCTTTAAAAATGGGCTTAAGCTTTTTTAATGCTTCTATATTATTACCAAACCTAGGGAATTCATCTTGGTCAAATATTATTTCACCTTTTTTTGTTTTAATTACTACAGGAACTATTTCATCTTTAAATTCTCCGTTCTTAATTGCTATTTCTGCTTTTTGTTGTGATAGTAGCGAGAATTCATCTTGTTCGTCTCTTGTTATATTCCATTTTTCTGCCACATTTTCTGCTGTTACTCCCATATGATAGTCATTAAAAGCATCCCATAAACCATCTTTTATCATTTCATCAACTAGTTCACCATGTCCCATTCTTTGTCCCCATCTTGCATTATCTAGTAAAAATGGTGCGCTAGACATATTTTCCATGCCACCTACTACAATAGCATCCGCATCACCAGCTTTTATAATTTGAGCTGCTAAACTTATAGATCTAAGTCCTGAGCCACAAACTTTATTAATTGTAAATGCAGATATCTCTACAGGCAATCCTGCTTTCACAGCAGCTTGTCGTGCTGGATTTTGACCTAAACCTGCTTGGAGTACATTTCCAAAAATAACTTCATTAATTTCATTAGGGTTTATATTTGCCCTTCTAACAGCCTCTTTTATTACTATTGCACCTAATTCAACTGCTGGTATATCTTTTAAAGTTTTACCATATGCTCCTATTGCAGTTCTTACTGCGCTTACTATTACTACATCTCTCATTTTTTATTCCTCCTATTAATTAAAAGTAACATTGTTATTTTTTTAACGAGCTAAGATATACAAATTTATTCATTTTTATTAATATAGAGCTATTTACAATAGCTTACTTAATTAATTTTGTAGCTTCTCTATAAATTCATATTATCAGAGAATTATATATTTGTAAAATTGATATATTCGAATTGACAATTCGATTTTATCAATATATCATTATAATTAATATAGAGATTGAGGTGAGATTAATGGATATTAGACATTTTAAAACCTTTAAAAGTATTATTGAAGAAGGTAACTTTTCAAATGCTGCTGCAAGATTGGGGTATACACAATCTACTATTACCTCACAGATTCAGCAGTTAGAGCAGGAACTCTCAATAAAATTATTCGAAAAGATTGGTCGTAATATGGTATTAACTTCACTAGGAAAAGAAATGATACCTTATGCAAATGAATTACTTAATACAGTGAAAAAAATTGAGAGTATTGGTAAAGTTGGCGATAAGATTACAGGAGAGTTAAAAATTGCTGTTGCAGAATCATTGATGTCTTATAAATTACAGAATGTTTTAAGCTTATTTAAAGAAAAAGCTCCTAATGTAAATCTTTCTATGATTTCACTAAATTGTTATGCCATAAAAAATATGTTAGCAAGTGGTTCAGTGGACCTTGGTTTAATGTATGATGTAAGAAGTCAAAATGATAGTTTATGTGCTGTTAAGCTTTCTGATTTTAATGTAGCTTTAGTATGTTCACCACAATTTGAACAAAAAAAATTAGACTTTGTGGAGCCAAACCAAAAAATAAATACAAGCCTTATCATTAATGAAGTAGAATCCGTTTATCGAAAAATACTTGAAAGTTACTTTTTTGATAAAAATATATTACTAAATAACACAATCGAACTTGGAAGCATTGAAGCAATAAAAAAATGTGTTGCAAGTAATCTAGGAATTTCGTTTTTGCCTCGTTTTACAGTAGAAGAAGAGCTTAATAATGGAAAGTTAAAAGAACTACAGGTAGCGAGTCTAGATGCTAAAATCACAGCAATCTATGCTTATCACAAAAATAAGTGGATTAGCCCTGCAATTTCGTTATTTATTGAATTGGTGAGAGAAGATTTTAATATATCTTAAACACTTTAATATTTTCTTTTACTTTACTTCTCATCCTTTATTTGAGATATAGTTCACCGTATCCGTGGCAAGTGATAACACTTTTCTTACTTATATAACAAATTCTTTTATTTAAAATAAGAAGTACCTCTTAGTTACTCCTTATCATTATACTTTTAACTATTGCGCCATAAAAGAAGATTGTTTATTGTTCAAAACCCTTTTGTTTTTATTCACTTAACATACAGTCTAAATCAGCTTCATTGCCGGTTTGCATTTTTCTTGGGTTTCATGCATTATTCTCATCACATTTCTTGCAACAGGTTGTACAATAAGCAATTCTAAAAATATAACTACACAAAAATTGCGTGGCCAGGAAATTGGCAACTCTTTAATGACTTCCATACTGAACCCACTTGATAAAACTCCCCCCCACAATTGTCATAATAACTGACATACCAATAACGGTAAAAAATGTTTTAAACAGAATATGAGCATTAAAACTATCTGTCGGTGAACTAAAAACATTCACTAGTTTACCAGCTATCTTCCCCACAATAAACAGCTCAAGTATCATTGCAATTATAAAAACTAATGGAAATGCTTTTAACGATGTGACTATAGCTTCTCTTGACACTCCACCCATGTGAATACTAATACTCATAGTTGCCATGCAAATGCAAGTCAATGCACATATAACACCCCCGTAAATCAGCCCTTCTTTTCCATTTCTAGGCATACATTCTTCCATAATATCCTCCTTGGTTTTATTTAAACAAAAAAAACACCCTATACCGACGACAAGTGATCTGACCATCGGTACAACGCATTTACTTTGATAGTATAGCATAACACTTTCAATCATGTAATACCCTAATCTTATCTTTTAGATTCTATTAATATTACACATTGCATAATATTTAGTGAAGTTCTCATTTACTTATGATACGGTTCACCCTTCATTATCCTAAACCCTCTATATATCTGCTCTAGCAGCATAACTCTAAAAAGTTGATGAGGAAATGTCATTTTTGAGAAGCATAATTTATAATTTGCTCTAGCTAAAACACTTTTTGAAATTCCTAAACTCCCGCCTATTATAAATACTATATTAGAATTTCCTGTTACCCCTAAGTTATGTACATAATCTGAAAACTCTTGTGAAGTTAATTGTTTACCACTTAAATCCATTGCTATTACAAACATAGTATCTTTAATTTTATTTAATATTGCTTGACCTTCTTTTTCTTTAATTGCTTCTTCTTCTTTTTCTGAAGCATTATCTGGTGTCTTTTCATCTGGCAGCTCTATTATGTCTAACTTGCAATATCTACTTAATCTTTTAGAATACTCATCTATTGCATCTTTTAAATATTTTTCTTTTAATTTTCCAACTGTAATTATAGTAATATTCATTATTATTCTCCTACTTAAAAGTATTTACTTTGCTCTTCTTTTTGATTGTGCCTTAATTCCATATAACCTATATGCCGTAAGTATTGCTCCAATGGCGCATATAATCCCTGCTGCAATATAAACATAGTGCATTCCATATACAAAAACATCATCTCGTCCCTCTATATATCCTGTAACATGATATCCCATTTTTTTGCTCATAAGACTATATAAAAGTGTTGTAGATAATGATATTCCAAAAACCATCCCTAAGTTTCTTACTAAAGCATTTATACTTCCCGCAATTCCCAGCTTATCTTTATCTACTGTAGACATAACTAATGAATTATTAGGTGATTGGAACATTCCATTTCCTATAGTCATTATAGCTATAAATACAATCAGAAAACCTAAATATGAATACTGATTTAAAGTGGATATTAAAAATAATCCTAAACTAGTTCCTATAAGTCCTATGAACGTTAACACTTCTGAACCTACTCTATCTGACATATATCCACTAATCGGTGCAGCAACTGATAATATTATTGGTGATACCATCATTAATAGTCCTGTAAATGATGGAGTTAATTTCATTACATATTGCAAATAAAATGGCAGTATTATATTTGAGCAACTTATTGCTACAAATGAAATAAATGAACAAAATATGCTAAGTGAAAATAATGAATTTTTGAAGATTTCCAAATTTATTAATGGCTGATTTATTCCTTTTTCAACCCTTATAAATAATATAAACAATATCAGTGAACCAATTAAACTCATAATAATTATTTTATTACCAAATCCAATTTCTTTACCAAAAGTTAATGATCCAAACAACAATACCATTGTTGCACCAAATAAAACTGCTCCTTTTATATCCAAGTTCTCACCTTTATTATTACTGCTTTTAGGTAGTGTTTTCATTGCAAGAATAAAAGCTAATATGCCTATAGGTACATTTATTAAAAAGATATACTGCCAATTTAAAATTGATACAATTAATCCTCCTATAGGTGGCCCTATCATAGCTCCTAAAGCTACAAATGTACCATTCAATCCTAATGCTCTCCCTCGTTCATTACTTGGGAATACATGAGTTATGATTCCTTGACTTGTTGACATAGTACCAGCTGCACCTATAGCTTGCAGTCCTCTTGAAAAAACTAACATTATTAACGAATTAGATAATCCACAAGTAAGAGAACCAATTGTAAAAATTATAATGCCTAATTTAAAAACCGTAGTCTTCCCTACAATATCAGCTAATCTTCCAAATATAAGAATGGTTCCTACAATAACTATTAAATAACTAGTAACTACCCATTCAATAGATGCCATACTTACTGAAAGTTTTTGTGCCATGACAGGTAATGCAACATTTACTATACTGCCATCAAGCGTAGACATAAATGTTAAAAGTACAGTCGTAAGTAATATTATCCATCTTTTTTTATGTATTTCCTTATCTATATTATCCACATATTTCATCCCCTTTGTACATTATAAATAACTTATCTATAACTTATTTGATTACTATTTTAAATAAACTAAATTAGATTATAATATATTTTTATTATTTGCACAAATAATAAGATAATTCTTCGAATCAAAAATATAATCCACAGACATAATTTAAAACCTCAAACTTATCCACATATCTTCCTCATTCTATGGATAAGTACATATTGTAAATATAGATATCCACATCTGAAGCTTATACTTAGTATTATATTTAACACTTACTATACTTATATGTATATCAAAACAAAGAAATTGGATATATTTTTGTGCAATAGGCATTGAAAATAAGCTGTTGAAACCACTTAATGGCAGGTTGTTCCATTATAGTTTGTCCAAATTTTACATTTGGAGCAAACTGTAATGGGTGCAACCTGCCATTTAGTGGCTTTCAGCGAAATTTTCATAGTCCTATGGAACAAATATATATCTAATTTCGGAGGATATTCTATTTTAATTTAAATGATCCAACCATTTCATTTAGATTATCTGACGAATATTCTAGAACTTCAGTAGCTTGTTTTAATTGTCTTATCTCTGATAGTATCTTTTTAACCATTGTTAATGATTCTTCACTCTTATTTGAGTTATTTTCAGTAGATTGTTCTATACGATCCGCCATAGTGCTTACATTATTCATTACATCTCCAACATTTTCACTTTGTGTTGAAGTTATTTTTGCAATAGATTGCATAGCACTAGCAATTATATTCACATCGTCATTGACTTGTTCAAATGATTGCATGGAACTTTTTACACTTCCTGTTGATGTACTTACTTTAGTATTTATCTCTCCTGCATATTCAAAGGTAGCTTGTGTTTGTTCTTGAACTTGCTTAATAACATTACTTATTGATTTCGTTGCCTCTCCAGTTTCTAATGCTAGTTTGGATATTTCCTCTGCAACAACAGTGAATCCTCTTCCACTTTCACCAGCTCTTGCAGCTTCAATTGATGCATTAAGTGCTAAAAGTTGAGTTTGTTTACTTATATTGCTTATTACATTAACAACCTCACTTATTTCATTTGAATATCCTTGCAATGTACTAATTGACTCAACTGTTCTGCTAATTGTACTTTCTAACTCCTGCATATTTGTTAAAACTTCGTTTGATGCATTTTGTGCTATTGATGAATTCTCATTAGTACCTTCAATTATTCCTGAAACTTCTATAATAAGACTGTCCATTTCCTGAATTGATGCTGTAATTTCTGAGAACTTATTTTTTGTATCTTGAAATACTAAATTTTGCTCTTTAGAGTTTTCCAGTAAACTTACAACTGTATTTTCAATTACTCCCATTCCTTTTTTAACATCACTTGTTATTTTTGAAACTATACTTACTGATTTCTTTGTAGTTTTTGCTGACTTTTTCACTCTATATAACATACTCATTTGATTGTTTATAAATTTATTGAACCATCTTGATAATTCTCCTATTTCATCAGATGATATTTTCTTTACTCTTTTGGTTAAATTCCCTTCCCCTTCAGCAATGTCTTGTAATATATTTATCGTTTTACTTAGAGGTGATGAAACCATCTTCTTGGAAATCACCAAAGTAAATATTGACAATATAAACCACATTCCTAATGATGTGAAGATACTCATATCCGGTGCAATTTTTGTTGTTACCAAATTTATTGATATTAATATTGCTGACATAATTGATATAGCCATTGGCATTTTTAAATTAATGCTTTGAAAATTATATATTTCATCTATATCACCTTCACACATCATACCCCAAACTTCATCACAATTAGGAGGGGTTATTAATGTTCCCTTACCACCAACCATAATGTGTCTATAATCTGGATATCCAGGCCAGCAATCTAGATTTTGTTCATTTTTAATAGTGTTTGCTACACCTGGATGTAATTGATTAGTTGCTGGGTCAGTGAATATTATTTCAAATTCAGTGTGCTCTTTAATTTGTACGACTCCCCAGCTTCTAGTTTTAATACCATCCTTAAGATTATCACCTAAGGTAAAAGTATTATCTTCAAATCTACTTCTTGATATTGCTGTTCCTTGCTTGATTCCTCTGTTTGACTTTACCATAAATAAATAGTTATCTCCAGAATCTTTATATATATGCGTGTCCTCATCTTGAATTACATTACTCATATCATCATTTAATGTTCTACAGCACAATATTCTAATTTGGCCACTGTGGTTTTTACATCTGCTAGAAAACATCAATGTAACATCATCAGCAAAATTCTTATTATTTATATCCGTATCTAACGTTCTCTTATCTATATATGGACCATACATTAATGATCTACCTTCTAATCCAGCTTTTAAATTAGGCAAATCACTCATATTTAATCCTATATGCTTTTTGCATGAAGAAACTGATACTACTCCATTTTCATCTAAAATAAATATTTCGCAAAAGTCTTCATATTTATTTACATTTTCCACTAAATAATCATATACTATCTCATTATCATCCTCTAATGCCACAAGTGAATTTTTAATATTATCTAATTGAGCCCATTTATCATTGAACCAGTTATCTAATGCCTTTTTCCTTCCATTAGATATTCCCTCAAAAACCTTTTCTGAATGTTCTCTTAAATTCCTATTAAGTAAATATTTAATTTTCAAACTCATATTTAATCCCTCCTCAAAATATTATTACCTTAGTTTTAATTCTGATTTTATAAAAAAATAAAAGCACCAATAAAGATTTCTTAAAAAAATCTATTATTAGTGCTACCATAGCGCCATTTATTATATTGTCAAAATTTTAATGTGAATTAATTTAATAAATATATTTAATGTATAAACTTAATTAAATATAGATATTACTATAATAACTTAATTATACCAACTTTATTTACATTTGTGAATTGTTATTTTTCATAAAATTAGCAAAAAGAAAAAAGCCCCATCTAAAAAATAGGACTTTTATAACTTTACCAGTATCTATTTCATATGTAGTAAAATCTAACTTTTATAATAATTAAATTAAGAAATTCAATTATTATTTGTCTCTTCCACAACACTTTTTATATTTCTTGCCACTTCCACATGGACATACATCATTTCTTCCTACTTTATCGAAATTTCTTACAATTTTAGATTCTCTAAATTGTTTTTGTATTTCATTTCTCTTTTCTTCTGAGAATATTCCTTCCCATTGTGGTAATTTATATAAATATTCAGCTTTAGCATCTAACATATTAAAGTATAAAGTTTCTAAATTTATATCAAATACTAATTCTGTATCACCATCAACAGCTTCAAGATCATATTGATTCTTTAAACTGTCATTAATTCCATCCATAAATCCCATAGTAAATTCTACTGTAGAATTATGTTCTTTAGCTAACTCGTTAATAGTAGTCTTTTTAACTTCTTTATGATTAGCTAATAACTCCTTGTAGATTCCCTTTTCTAATTTACTATATTCTACCCAAAAAGCCTCTTCACCTTTATTTTTAACATAGTCAACAACCATTTCAGTCCATTGTGTATATAAACTCATTTTTTAAGTCCTCCCTTAAATCTGCATTTTTAGGCATTATGCCTTATATATAATATTTATATATTATAATCGTAAATAAATTAAATTTCTATATAGCTACTAGGATTATGCCTATTTGCCATAGTTAATATTATGTCTTGATTTTGCTTAATTCCGTTTTCATTTAATACATTCAAAACAGTTTGATATGCTAAATCAGGTTGATTATTTGTATTACTTAAATGTCCTAAAATAATCTTCTTATTTGCTGAACATTTATATAGTTCAACAATAGCAATTCCGCAATCATCATTAGACAAATGACCTATCTCGCTAAGTATTCTTCTTTTTAACGAATATGGATATGGTCCAAATTTAAGCATATTAACATCATGGTTACTTTCAAGAAGTATGACTTCTGAATCTTTTATGTTATCATAAATCTCCCTAGTAAAAGTACCAAAATCTGTTGCTACACTTATGCTTTTTTTCCCAGCACTCACTGTATATCCCATTGGTGCTACAGCATCATGTGGAATATTGAAAGCTTTAATATTCATATCATGTATTTCTGTAATTGATCGTTTATCAATTACTTTTACATTGTGTTCTTTTATCTTTCCAATTGAATTTTCCATAGCAGACCAAGTATCAGCATTTGCATATATAGGAATATCATATTTTCTAGATAATACACCTATTCCCTTAATATGATCACTATGCTCATGAGTTATAAAAATCCCATTCAAATCTTTTGGCTCTTGATTAATTTCTTGCAATGCCATATCAA is a window encoding:
- a CDS encoding MBL fold metallo-hydrolase, with translation MIFCSLYSGSSGNSMFIASDKAKILIDAGLPGKKIDMALQEINQEPKDLNGIFITHEHSDHIKGIGVLSRKYDIPIYANADTWSAMENSIGKIKEHNVKVIDKRSITEIHDMNIKAFNIPHDAVAPMGYTVSAGKKSISVATDFGTFTREIYDNIKDSEVILLESNHDVNMLKFGPYPYSLKRRILSEIGHLSNDDCGIAIVELYKCSANKKIILGHLSNTNNQPDLAYQTVLNVLNENGIKQNQDIILTMANRHNPSSYIEI